The following proteins are co-located in the Xiphophorus maculatus strain JP 163 A chromosome 24, X_maculatus-5.0-male, whole genome shotgun sequence genome:
- the LOC102220982 gene encoding melanophilin-like isoform X4, whose product MERKLDLSRLTDEEAKHVWEVIQRDFNLRKNEEERLTELKTRIEKEDTKQELLGSERNVSDSLCIRCLQPFKFLVNSKRQCLDCRMFTCKSCSRYNKKEHGWVCDNCRMTRVLKMGTLGWYHDNVRNRFKRFGSAKVMRSLYKRLNGDGGRDDDTQSMPDVGSHGYNGTEDDPGEGEAQSYKVMRKNKRLLSVHPMDFDSEDYLPRSRRPSEQQMQDDRYYRNDGDYDYYTHRGNRRKSLDRYAMRPGQQDNTCSKDDYADNRMVRTRSLSKISSSVARQQYVDTSDEEEYQRFPPVHQQPHHRRKNSRASSQENLGQAPPINELNKRMFAIESLLSRLEEKMTPADEALTSSAPNEEEKLRRKLSELAGNLSDKCLSSDDEAGKKVFPGTKGSSGLRGGPVVPPVSRKNKELSSSSDEMPTEAQKRSTAAALCDLTTEVLRTINATENAMVEYGLAEPIDRSLLVGPDVKQADDAFRELEENVYITAGQSYELESKLRRLEQSAKNRFGGTTDSELSELEDVVALTAARVQSAESEVSDIESKIAALSAKKKVSGSHQKKRTASDLPKSNGAPWRTSNMF is encoded by the exons ATGGAGAGGAAGCTGGATCTTTCCCGCCTGACGGACGAAGAGGCCAAACACGTGTGGGAGGTGATCCAGCGCGACTTCAACCTGCGCAAGAATGAGGAGGAGAGGCTGAC GGAGCTGAAGACGCGCATCGAGAAGGAGGACACGAAGCAGGAGCTGCTGGGCTCAGAGAGGAACGTCTCCGACTCGCTCTGCATCCGCTGCCTGCAGCCCTTCAAGTTCCTGGTCAACAGCAAGAGGCAGTGCCTGGACTGCCGCATGTTCACCTGCAAGTCCTGCAGCCGCTACAACAAGAAGGAGCACGGCTGGGTGTGTGACAACTGCCGCATGACCAG GGTGCTGAAGATGGGGACTCTGGGCTGGTACCATGACAACGTGAGGAACCGCTTCAAACGCTTCGGCAGTGCCAAGGTGATGCGGTCTCTGTACAAGCGCCTGAACGGAGACG GTGGTCGTGATGACGACACCCAGAGCATGCCGGATGTCGGCAGCC ATGGATACAACGGCACCGAGGACGATCCTGGAGAGGGCGAGGCTCAGAGCTACAAAGTG ATGAGGAAGAATAAACGTCTGCTGTCGGTTCATCCCATGGACTTTGACTCAGAGGACTACCTTCCTCGCTCACGGCGACCTTCTGAGCAG CAGATGCAGGATGATCGATATTACCGGAACGACGGGGACTACGACTACTACACTCACCGAGGGAACCGCAGAAAGAGTCTGGACCGCTACGCCATGAGACCCGGTCAGCAGGATAACACATGTTCTAAAG ATGATTATGCAGACAACCGGATGGTCCGGACCCGCTCTCTGTCGAAGATCAGCTCCTCGGTGGCTAGGCAGCAGTATGTCGACACCTCCGACGAGGAAGAGTACCAGAGGTTTCCTCCTGTTCACCAGCAACCCCACCACCGCAGAAAGAACAGCCGAGCTTCTTCCCAGGAGAACCTGGGCCAAGCCCCACCT ATCAACGAACTGAACAAGCGGATGTTCGCCATTGAGAGCCTGCTGAGCCGTCTGGAGGAGAAGATGACTCCTGCTGATGAG GCCTTGACTTCGTCAGCTCCAAATGAGGAGGAGAAGCTGAGGAGGAAGCTGAGTGAGCTGGCAGGAAACCTGAGCGATAAATGCCTGTCGTCAGATGATGAGGCTGGGAAGAAGGTTTTCCCTGGGACTAAAGGGTCTTCTGGCCTCAGGGGAGGACCAGTGGTCCCTCCGGTCTCCCGGAAGAACAAGGAGCTGAGCTCGTCCAGCGATGAGATGCCAACAGAGGCTCAAAAG AGATCCACTGCCGCCGCCCTCTGTGACCTCACCACTGAGGTCCTGAGAACCATTAACGCCACAGAAAACGCAATGGTCGAGTACGGCCTCGCAGAGCCGATCGACAGGTCCCTCTTAGTTGGCCCTGACGTAAAGCAGGCCGATGATGCTTTCAGGGAACTTGAGGAAAAT GTGTACATCACGGCCGGACAGTCGTATGAGCTGGAGTCTAAGCTGCGGCGACTCGAGCAAAGCGCCAAGAACCGTTTTGGAGGGACGACGGACTCTGAGCTGTCGGAGCTGGAGGATGTGGTGGCGCTGACTGCCGCCAGAGTACAGAGCGCCGAGAGCGAG GTGTCGGACATTGAGAGTAAAATCGCAGCTCTGAGCGCCAAGAAGAAG GTTTCTGGATCTCATCAGAAGAAACGGACCGCTTCAGACCTGCCCA AGAGTAACGGCGCTCCTTGGAGAACCAGCAATATGTTCTGA
- the LOC102220982 gene encoding melanophilin-like isoform X1 — MERKLDLSRLTDEEAKHVWEVIQRDFNLRKNEEERLTELKTRIEKEDTKQELLGSERNVSDSLCIRCLQPFKFLVNSKRQCLDCRMFTCKSCSRYNKKEHGWVCDNCRMTRVLKMGTLGWYHDNVRNRFKRFGSAKVMRSLYKRLNGDGGRDDDTQSMPDVGSHGYNGTEDDPGEGEAQSYKVMRKNKRLLSVHPMDFDSEDYLPRSRRPSEQQMQDDRYYRNDGDYDYYTHRGNRRKSLDRYAMRPGQQDNTCSKDDYADNRMVRTRSLSKISSSVARQQYVDTSDEEEYQRFPPVHQQPHHRRKNSRASSQENLGQAPPINELNKRMFAIESLLSRLEEKMTPADEALTSSAPNEEEKLRRKLSELAGNLSDKCLSSDDEAGKKVFPGTKGSSGLRGGPVVPPVSRKNKELSSSSDEMPTEAQKRSTAAALCDLTTEVLRTINATENAMVEYGLAEPIDRSLLVGPDVKQADDAFRELEENVYITAGQSYELESKLRRLEQSAKNRFGGTTDSELSELEDVVALTAARVQSAESEVSDIESKIAALSAKKKRVTALLGEPAICSEPGPVSGCSSLLFLLLFSLLHQCSRTGTGTHNKSEEHHGVHRTCRWSLSLKGWIFGLFYSVLYS; from the exons ATGGAGAGGAAGCTGGATCTTTCCCGCCTGACGGACGAAGAGGCCAAACACGTGTGGGAGGTGATCCAGCGCGACTTCAACCTGCGCAAGAATGAGGAGGAGAGGCTGAC GGAGCTGAAGACGCGCATCGAGAAGGAGGACACGAAGCAGGAGCTGCTGGGCTCAGAGAGGAACGTCTCCGACTCGCTCTGCATCCGCTGCCTGCAGCCCTTCAAGTTCCTGGTCAACAGCAAGAGGCAGTGCCTGGACTGCCGCATGTTCACCTGCAAGTCCTGCAGCCGCTACAACAAGAAGGAGCACGGCTGGGTGTGTGACAACTGCCGCATGACCAG GGTGCTGAAGATGGGGACTCTGGGCTGGTACCATGACAACGTGAGGAACCGCTTCAAACGCTTCGGCAGTGCCAAGGTGATGCGGTCTCTGTACAAGCGCCTGAACGGAGACG GTGGTCGTGATGACGACACCCAGAGCATGCCGGATGTCGGCAGCC ATGGATACAACGGCACCGAGGACGATCCTGGAGAGGGCGAGGCTCAGAGCTACAAAGTG ATGAGGAAGAATAAACGTCTGCTGTCGGTTCATCCCATGGACTTTGACTCAGAGGACTACCTTCCTCGCTCACGGCGACCTTCTGAGCAG CAGATGCAGGATGATCGATATTACCGGAACGACGGGGACTACGACTACTACACTCACCGAGGGAACCGCAGAAAGAGTCTGGACCGCTACGCCATGAGACCCGGTCAGCAGGATAACACATGTTCTAAAG ATGATTATGCAGACAACCGGATGGTCCGGACCCGCTCTCTGTCGAAGATCAGCTCCTCGGTGGCTAGGCAGCAGTATGTCGACACCTCCGACGAGGAAGAGTACCAGAGGTTTCCTCCTGTTCACCAGCAACCCCACCACCGCAGAAAGAACAGCCGAGCTTCTTCCCAGGAGAACCTGGGCCAAGCCCCACCT ATCAACGAACTGAACAAGCGGATGTTCGCCATTGAGAGCCTGCTGAGCCGTCTGGAGGAGAAGATGACTCCTGCTGATGAG GCCTTGACTTCGTCAGCTCCAAATGAGGAGGAGAAGCTGAGGAGGAAGCTGAGTGAGCTGGCAGGAAACCTGAGCGATAAATGCCTGTCGTCAGATGATGAGGCTGGGAAGAAGGTTTTCCCTGGGACTAAAGGGTCTTCTGGCCTCAGGGGAGGACCAGTGGTCCCTCCGGTCTCCCGGAAGAACAAGGAGCTGAGCTCGTCCAGCGATGAGATGCCAACAGAGGCTCAAAAG AGATCCACTGCCGCCGCCCTCTGTGACCTCACCACTGAGGTCCTGAGAACCATTAACGCCACAGAAAACGCAATGGTCGAGTACGGCCTCGCAGAGCCGATCGACAGGTCCCTCTTAGTTGGCCCTGACGTAAAGCAGGCCGATGATGCTTTCAGGGAACTTGAGGAAAAT GTGTACATCACGGCCGGACAGTCGTATGAGCTGGAGTCTAAGCTGCGGCGACTCGAGCAAAGCGCCAAGAACCGTTTTGGAGGGACGACGGACTCTGAGCTGTCGGAGCTGGAGGATGTGGTGGCGCTGACTGCCGCCAGAGTACAGAGCGCCGAGAGCGAG GTGTCGGACATTGAGAGTAAAATCGCAGCTCTGAGCGCCAAGAAGAAG AGAGTAACGGCGCTCCTTGGAGAACCAGCAATATGTTCTGAACCAGGCCCGGTTTCAGGATGCAGttcactcctcttcctcctgctcttcaGCCTCCTTCATCAATGTTCACGGACCGGAACCGGGACCCACAACAAATCAGAGGAACATCATGGAGTTCACAGAACCTGCAGATGGAGTTTAAGCCTGAAGGGTTGGATCTTTGGgttattttattctgttctttACTCCTGA
- the LOC102220982 gene encoding melanophilin-like isoform X2: MERKLDLSRLTDEEAKHVWEVIQRDFNLRKNEEERLTELKTRIEKEDTKQELLGSERNVSDSLCIRCLQPFKFLVNSKRQCLDCRMFTCKSCSRYNKKEHGWVCDNCRMTRVLKMGTLGWYHDNVRNRFKRFGSAKVMRSLYKRLNGDGGRDDDTQSMPDVGSHGYNGTEDDPGEGEAQSYKVMRKNKRLLSVHPMDFDSEDYLPRSRRPSEQMQDDRYYRNDGDYDYYTHRGNRRKSLDRYAMRPGQQDNTCSKDDYADNRMVRTRSLSKISSSVARQQYVDTSDEEEYQRFPPVHQQPHHRRKNSRASSQENLGQAPPINELNKRMFAIESLLSRLEEKMTPADEALTSSAPNEEEKLRRKLSELAGNLSDKCLSSDDEAGKKVFPGTKGSSGLRGGPVVPPVSRKNKELSSSSDEMPTEAQKRSTAAALCDLTTEVLRTINATENAMVEYGLAEPIDRSLLVGPDVKQADDAFRELEENVYITAGQSYELESKLRRLEQSAKNRFGGTTDSELSELEDVVALTAARVQSAESEVSDIESKIAALSAKKKRVTALLGEPAICSEPGPVSGCSSLLFLLLFSLLHQCSRTGTGTHNKSEEHHGVHRTCRWSLSLKGWIFGLFYSVLYS, translated from the exons ATGGAGAGGAAGCTGGATCTTTCCCGCCTGACGGACGAAGAGGCCAAACACGTGTGGGAGGTGATCCAGCGCGACTTCAACCTGCGCAAGAATGAGGAGGAGAGGCTGAC GGAGCTGAAGACGCGCATCGAGAAGGAGGACACGAAGCAGGAGCTGCTGGGCTCAGAGAGGAACGTCTCCGACTCGCTCTGCATCCGCTGCCTGCAGCCCTTCAAGTTCCTGGTCAACAGCAAGAGGCAGTGCCTGGACTGCCGCATGTTCACCTGCAAGTCCTGCAGCCGCTACAACAAGAAGGAGCACGGCTGGGTGTGTGACAACTGCCGCATGACCAG GGTGCTGAAGATGGGGACTCTGGGCTGGTACCATGACAACGTGAGGAACCGCTTCAAACGCTTCGGCAGTGCCAAGGTGATGCGGTCTCTGTACAAGCGCCTGAACGGAGACG GTGGTCGTGATGACGACACCCAGAGCATGCCGGATGTCGGCAGCC ATGGATACAACGGCACCGAGGACGATCCTGGAGAGGGCGAGGCTCAGAGCTACAAAGTG ATGAGGAAGAATAAACGTCTGCTGTCGGTTCATCCCATGGACTTTGACTCAGAGGACTACCTTCCTCGCTCACGGCGACCTTCTGAGCAG ATGCAGGATGATCGATATTACCGGAACGACGGGGACTACGACTACTACACTCACCGAGGGAACCGCAGAAAGAGTCTGGACCGCTACGCCATGAGACCCGGTCAGCAGGATAACACATGTTCTAAAG ATGATTATGCAGACAACCGGATGGTCCGGACCCGCTCTCTGTCGAAGATCAGCTCCTCGGTGGCTAGGCAGCAGTATGTCGACACCTCCGACGAGGAAGAGTACCAGAGGTTTCCTCCTGTTCACCAGCAACCCCACCACCGCAGAAAGAACAGCCGAGCTTCTTCCCAGGAGAACCTGGGCCAAGCCCCACCT ATCAACGAACTGAACAAGCGGATGTTCGCCATTGAGAGCCTGCTGAGCCGTCTGGAGGAGAAGATGACTCCTGCTGATGAG GCCTTGACTTCGTCAGCTCCAAATGAGGAGGAGAAGCTGAGGAGGAAGCTGAGTGAGCTGGCAGGAAACCTGAGCGATAAATGCCTGTCGTCAGATGATGAGGCTGGGAAGAAGGTTTTCCCTGGGACTAAAGGGTCTTCTGGCCTCAGGGGAGGACCAGTGGTCCCTCCGGTCTCCCGGAAGAACAAGGAGCTGAGCTCGTCCAGCGATGAGATGCCAACAGAGGCTCAAAAG AGATCCACTGCCGCCGCCCTCTGTGACCTCACCACTGAGGTCCTGAGAACCATTAACGCCACAGAAAACGCAATGGTCGAGTACGGCCTCGCAGAGCCGATCGACAGGTCCCTCTTAGTTGGCCCTGACGTAAAGCAGGCCGATGATGCTTTCAGGGAACTTGAGGAAAAT GTGTACATCACGGCCGGACAGTCGTATGAGCTGGAGTCTAAGCTGCGGCGACTCGAGCAAAGCGCCAAGAACCGTTTTGGAGGGACGACGGACTCTGAGCTGTCGGAGCTGGAGGATGTGGTGGCGCTGACTGCCGCCAGAGTACAGAGCGCCGAGAGCGAG GTGTCGGACATTGAGAGTAAAATCGCAGCTCTGAGCGCCAAGAAGAAG AGAGTAACGGCGCTCCTTGGAGAACCAGCAATATGTTCTGAACCAGGCCCGGTTTCAGGATGCAGttcactcctcttcctcctgctcttcaGCCTCCTTCATCAATGTTCACGGACCGGAACCGGGACCCACAACAAATCAGAGGAACATCATGGAGTTCACAGAACCTGCAGATGGAGTTTAAGCCTGAAGGGTTGGATCTTTGGgttattttattctgttctttACTCCTGA
- the LOC102220982 gene encoding melanophilin-like isoform X3 — MERKLDLSRLTDEEAKHVWEVIQRDFNLRKNEEERLTELKTRIEKEDTKQELLGSERNVSDSLCIRCLQPFKFLVNSKRQCLDCRMFTCKSCSRYNKKEHGWVCDNCRMTRVLKMGTLGWYHDNVRNRFKRFGSAKVMRSLYKRLNGDGGRDDDTQSMPDVGSHGYNGTEDDPGEGEAQSYKVMRKNKRLLSVHPMDFDSEDYLPRSRRPSEQQMQDDRYYRNDGDYDYYTHRGNRRKSLDRYAMRPDDYADNRMVRTRSLSKISSSVARQQYVDTSDEEEYQRFPPVHQQPHHRRKNSRASSQENLGQAPPINELNKRMFAIESLLSRLEEKMTPADEALTSSAPNEEEKLRRKLSELAGNLSDKCLSSDDEAGKKVFPGTKGSSGLRGGPVVPPVSRKNKELSSSSDEMPTEAQKRSTAAALCDLTTEVLRTINATENAMVEYGLAEPIDRSLLVGPDVKQADDAFRELEENVYITAGQSYELESKLRRLEQSAKNRFGGTTDSELSELEDVVALTAARVQSAESEVSDIESKIAALSAKKKRVTALLGEPAICSEPGPVSGCSSLLFLLLFSLLHQCSRTGTGTHNKSEEHHGVHRTCRWSLSLKGWIFGLFYSVLYS; from the exons ATGGAGAGGAAGCTGGATCTTTCCCGCCTGACGGACGAAGAGGCCAAACACGTGTGGGAGGTGATCCAGCGCGACTTCAACCTGCGCAAGAATGAGGAGGAGAGGCTGAC GGAGCTGAAGACGCGCATCGAGAAGGAGGACACGAAGCAGGAGCTGCTGGGCTCAGAGAGGAACGTCTCCGACTCGCTCTGCATCCGCTGCCTGCAGCCCTTCAAGTTCCTGGTCAACAGCAAGAGGCAGTGCCTGGACTGCCGCATGTTCACCTGCAAGTCCTGCAGCCGCTACAACAAGAAGGAGCACGGCTGGGTGTGTGACAACTGCCGCATGACCAG GGTGCTGAAGATGGGGACTCTGGGCTGGTACCATGACAACGTGAGGAACCGCTTCAAACGCTTCGGCAGTGCCAAGGTGATGCGGTCTCTGTACAAGCGCCTGAACGGAGACG GTGGTCGTGATGACGACACCCAGAGCATGCCGGATGTCGGCAGCC ATGGATACAACGGCACCGAGGACGATCCTGGAGAGGGCGAGGCTCAGAGCTACAAAGTG ATGAGGAAGAATAAACGTCTGCTGTCGGTTCATCCCATGGACTTTGACTCAGAGGACTACCTTCCTCGCTCACGGCGACCTTCTGAGCAG CAGATGCAGGATGATCGATATTACCGGAACGACGGGGACTACGACTACTACACTCACCGAGGGAACCGCAGAAAGAGTCTGGACCGCTACGCCATGAGACCCG ATGATTATGCAGACAACCGGATGGTCCGGACCCGCTCTCTGTCGAAGATCAGCTCCTCGGTGGCTAGGCAGCAGTATGTCGACACCTCCGACGAGGAAGAGTACCAGAGGTTTCCTCCTGTTCACCAGCAACCCCACCACCGCAGAAAGAACAGCCGAGCTTCTTCCCAGGAGAACCTGGGCCAAGCCCCACCT ATCAACGAACTGAACAAGCGGATGTTCGCCATTGAGAGCCTGCTGAGCCGTCTGGAGGAGAAGATGACTCCTGCTGATGAG GCCTTGACTTCGTCAGCTCCAAATGAGGAGGAGAAGCTGAGGAGGAAGCTGAGTGAGCTGGCAGGAAACCTGAGCGATAAATGCCTGTCGTCAGATGATGAGGCTGGGAAGAAGGTTTTCCCTGGGACTAAAGGGTCTTCTGGCCTCAGGGGAGGACCAGTGGTCCCTCCGGTCTCCCGGAAGAACAAGGAGCTGAGCTCGTCCAGCGATGAGATGCCAACAGAGGCTCAAAAG AGATCCACTGCCGCCGCCCTCTGTGACCTCACCACTGAGGTCCTGAGAACCATTAACGCCACAGAAAACGCAATGGTCGAGTACGGCCTCGCAGAGCCGATCGACAGGTCCCTCTTAGTTGGCCCTGACGTAAAGCAGGCCGATGATGCTTTCAGGGAACTTGAGGAAAAT GTGTACATCACGGCCGGACAGTCGTATGAGCTGGAGTCTAAGCTGCGGCGACTCGAGCAAAGCGCCAAGAACCGTTTTGGAGGGACGACGGACTCTGAGCTGTCGGAGCTGGAGGATGTGGTGGCGCTGACTGCCGCCAGAGTACAGAGCGCCGAGAGCGAG GTGTCGGACATTGAGAGTAAAATCGCAGCTCTGAGCGCCAAGAAGAAG AGAGTAACGGCGCTCCTTGGAGAACCAGCAATATGTTCTGAACCAGGCCCGGTTTCAGGATGCAGttcactcctcttcctcctgctcttcaGCCTCCTTCATCAATGTTCACGGACCGGAACCGGGACCCACAACAAATCAGAGGAACATCATGGAGTTCACAGAACCTGCAGATGGAGTTTAAGCCTGAAGGGTTGGATCTTTGGgttattttattctgttctttACTCCTGA
- the LOC102220982 gene encoding melanophilin-like isoform X5, whose translation MERKLDLSRLTDEEAKHVWEVIQRDFNLRKNEEERLTELKTRIEKEDTKQELLGSERNVSDSLCIRCLQPFKFLVNSKRQCLDCRMFTCKSCSRYNKKEHGWVCDNCRMTRVLKMGTLGWYHDNVRNRFKRFGSAKVMRSLYKRLNGDGGRDDDTQSMPDVGSHGYNGTEDDPGEGEAQSYKVMRKNKRLLSVHPMDFDSEDYLPRSRRPSEQQMQDDRYYRNDGDYDYYTHRGNRRKSLDRYAMRPGQQDNTCSKDDYADNRMVRTRSLSKISSSVARQQYVDTSDEEEYQRFPPVHQQPHHRRKNSRASSQENLGQAPPINELNKRMFAIESLLSRLEEKMTPADEALTSSAPNEEEKLRRKLSELAGNLSDKCLSSDDEAGKKVFPGTKGSSGLRGGPVVPPVSRKNKELSSSSDEMPTEAQKVYITAGQSYELESKLRRLEQSAKNRFGGTTDSELSELEDVVALTAARVQSAESEVSDIESKIAALSAKKKRVTALLGEPAICSEPGPVSGCSSLLFLLLFSLLHQCSRTGTGTHNKSEEHHGVHRTCRWSLSLKGWIFGLFYSVLYS comes from the exons ATGGAGAGGAAGCTGGATCTTTCCCGCCTGACGGACGAAGAGGCCAAACACGTGTGGGAGGTGATCCAGCGCGACTTCAACCTGCGCAAGAATGAGGAGGAGAGGCTGAC GGAGCTGAAGACGCGCATCGAGAAGGAGGACACGAAGCAGGAGCTGCTGGGCTCAGAGAGGAACGTCTCCGACTCGCTCTGCATCCGCTGCCTGCAGCCCTTCAAGTTCCTGGTCAACAGCAAGAGGCAGTGCCTGGACTGCCGCATGTTCACCTGCAAGTCCTGCAGCCGCTACAACAAGAAGGAGCACGGCTGGGTGTGTGACAACTGCCGCATGACCAG GGTGCTGAAGATGGGGACTCTGGGCTGGTACCATGACAACGTGAGGAACCGCTTCAAACGCTTCGGCAGTGCCAAGGTGATGCGGTCTCTGTACAAGCGCCTGAACGGAGACG GTGGTCGTGATGACGACACCCAGAGCATGCCGGATGTCGGCAGCC ATGGATACAACGGCACCGAGGACGATCCTGGAGAGGGCGAGGCTCAGAGCTACAAAGTG ATGAGGAAGAATAAACGTCTGCTGTCGGTTCATCCCATGGACTTTGACTCAGAGGACTACCTTCCTCGCTCACGGCGACCTTCTGAGCAG CAGATGCAGGATGATCGATATTACCGGAACGACGGGGACTACGACTACTACACTCACCGAGGGAACCGCAGAAAGAGTCTGGACCGCTACGCCATGAGACCCGGTCAGCAGGATAACACATGTTCTAAAG ATGATTATGCAGACAACCGGATGGTCCGGACCCGCTCTCTGTCGAAGATCAGCTCCTCGGTGGCTAGGCAGCAGTATGTCGACACCTCCGACGAGGAAGAGTACCAGAGGTTTCCTCCTGTTCACCAGCAACCCCACCACCGCAGAAAGAACAGCCGAGCTTCTTCCCAGGAGAACCTGGGCCAAGCCCCACCT ATCAACGAACTGAACAAGCGGATGTTCGCCATTGAGAGCCTGCTGAGCCGTCTGGAGGAGAAGATGACTCCTGCTGATGAG GCCTTGACTTCGTCAGCTCCAAATGAGGAGGAGAAGCTGAGGAGGAAGCTGAGTGAGCTGGCAGGAAACCTGAGCGATAAATGCCTGTCGTCAGATGATGAGGCTGGGAAGAAGGTTTTCCCTGGGACTAAAGGGTCTTCTGGCCTCAGGGGAGGACCAGTGGTCCCTCCGGTCTCCCGGAAGAACAAGGAGCTGAGCTCGTCCAGCGATGAGATGCCAACAGAGGCTCAAAAG GTGTACATCACGGCCGGACAGTCGTATGAGCTGGAGTCTAAGCTGCGGCGACTCGAGCAAAGCGCCAAGAACCGTTTTGGAGGGACGACGGACTCTGAGCTGTCGGAGCTGGAGGATGTGGTGGCGCTGACTGCCGCCAGAGTACAGAGCGCCGAGAGCGAG GTGTCGGACATTGAGAGTAAAATCGCAGCTCTGAGCGCCAAGAAGAAG AGAGTAACGGCGCTCCTTGGAGAACCAGCAATATGTTCTGAACCAGGCCCGGTTTCAGGATGCAGttcactcctcttcctcctgctcttcaGCCTCCTTCATCAATGTTCACGGACCGGAACCGGGACCCACAACAAATCAGAGGAACATCATGGAGTTCACAGAACCTGCAGATGGAGTTTAAGCCTGAAGGGTTGGATCTTTGGgttattttattctgttctttACTCCTGA
- the LOC102220982 gene encoding melanophilin-like isoform X6, with product MERKLDLSRLTDEEAKHVWEVIQRDFNLRKNEEERLTELKTRIEKEDTKQELLGSERNVSDSLCIRCLQPFKFLVNSKRQCLDCRMFTCKSCSRYNKKEHGWVCDNCRMTRVLKMGTLGWYHDNVRNRFKRFGSAKVMRSLYKRLNGDGGRDDDTQSMPDVGSHGYNGTEDDPGEGEAQSYKVMRKNKRLLSVHPMDFDSEDYLPRSRRPSEQQMQDDRYYRNDGDYDYYTHRGNRRKSLDRYAMRPDDYADNRMVRTRSLSKISSSVARQQYVDTSDEEEYQRFPPVHQQPHHRRKNSRASSQENLGQAPPINELNKRMFAIESLLSRLEEKMTPADEALTSSAPNEEEKLRRKLSELAGNLSDKCLSSDDEAGKKVFPGTKGSSGLRGGPVVPPVSRKNKELSSSSDEMPTEAQKVYITAGQSYELESKLRRLEQSAKNRFGGTTDSELSELEDVVALTAARVQSAESEVSDIESKIAALSAKKKRVTALLGEPAICSEPGPVSGCSSLLFLLLFSLLHQCSRTGTGTHNKSEEHHGVHRTCRWSLSLKGWIFGLFYSVLYS from the exons ATGGAGAGGAAGCTGGATCTTTCCCGCCTGACGGACGAAGAGGCCAAACACGTGTGGGAGGTGATCCAGCGCGACTTCAACCTGCGCAAGAATGAGGAGGAGAGGCTGAC GGAGCTGAAGACGCGCATCGAGAAGGAGGACACGAAGCAGGAGCTGCTGGGCTCAGAGAGGAACGTCTCCGACTCGCTCTGCATCCGCTGCCTGCAGCCCTTCAAGTTCCTGGTCAACAGCAAGAGGCAGTGCCTGGACTGCCGCATGTTCACCTGCAAGTCCTGCAGCCGCTACAACAAGAAGGAGCACGGCTGGGTGTGTGACAACTGCCGCATGACCAG GGTGCTGAAGATGGGGACTCTGGGCTGGTACCATGACAACGTGAGGAACCGCTTCAAACGCTTCGGCAGTGCCAAGGTGATGCGGTCTCTGTACAAGCGCCTGAACGGAGACG GTGGTCGTGATGACGACACCCAGAGCATGCCGGATGTCGGCAGCC ATGGATACAACGGCACCGAGGACGATCCTGGAGAGGGCGAGGCTCAGAGCTACAAAGTG ATGAGGAAGAATAAACGTCTGCTGTCGGTTCATCCCATGGACTTTGACTCAGAGGACTACCTTCCTCGCTCACGGCGACCTTCTGAGCAG CAGATGCAGGATGATCGATATTACCGGAACGACGGGGACTACGACTACTACACTCACCGAGGGAACCGCAGAAAGAGTCTGGACCGCTACGCCATGAGACCCG ATGATTATGCAGACAACCGGATGGTCCGGACCCGCTCTCTGTCGAAGATCAGCTCCTCGGTGGCTAGGCAGCAGTATGTCGACACCTCCGACGAGGAAGAGTACCAGAGGTTTCCTCCTGTTCACCAGCAACCCCACCACCGCAGAAAGAACAGCCGAGCTTCTTCCCAGGAGAACCTGGGCCAAGCCCCACCT ATCAACGAACTGAACAAGCGGATGTTCGCCATTGAGAGCCTGCTGAGCCGTCTGGAGGAGAAGATGACTCCTGCTGATGAG GCCTTGACTTCGTCAGCTCCAAATGAGGAGGAGAAGCTGAGGAGGAAGCTGAGTGAGCTGGCAGGAAACCTGAGCGATAAATGCCTGTCGTCAGATGATGAGGCTGGGAAGAAGGTTTTCCCTGGGACTAAAGGGTCTTCTGGCCTCAGGGGAGGACCAGTGGTCCCTCCGGTCTCCCGGAAGAACAAGGAGCTGAGCTCGTCCAGCGATGAGATGCCAACAGAGGCTCAAAAG GTGTACATCACGGCCGGACAGTCGTATGAGCTGGAGTCTAAGCTGCGGCGACTCGAGCAAAGCGCCAAGAACCGTTTTGGAGGGACGACGGACTCTGAGCTGTCGGAGCTGGAGGATGTGGTGGCGCTGACTGCCGCCAGAGTACAGAGCGCCGAGAGCGAG GTGTCGGACATTGAGAGTAAAATCGCAGCTCTGAGCGCCAAGAAGAAG AGAGTAACGGCGCTCCTTGGAGAACCAGCAATATGTTCTGAACCAGGCCCGGTTTCAGGATGCAGttcactcctcttcctcctgctcttcaGCCTCCTTCATCAATGTTCACGGACCGGAACCGGGACCCACAACAAATCAGAGGAACATCATGGAGTTCACAGAACCTGCAGATGGAGTTTAAGCCTGAAGGGTTGGATCTTTGGgttattttattctgttctttACTCCTGA